The following proteins are co-located in the Sardina pilchardus chromosome 24, fSarPil1.1, whole genome shotgun sequence genome:
- the mfsd2ab gene encoding sodium-dependent lysophosphatidylcholine symporter 1-B encodes MARGEGVEHSSASLLSNVNVNGNAKLDTDVIGLARKREQRSRLSICNKLCYGIGGAPYQITGCALGFFLQIYLLDVAQLDPFYASIILFVGRAWDAITDPTVGFLVSRTPWTRFGRMMPWILLSTPLAIISYFLIWYVPDLDHGKVVWYLVWYCLFQTLQTCFHVPYSALTMFISHEQKERDSATAYRMTVEVLGTVIGTGVQGQIVGMANAPCINSTLAPLDADHNATHPSQNATHLSLMPVDLTHTRNAYMIASGIICAVYVLCAVVLFFGVRERKDLGQTKNEPISFWQGIRLVLGHGAYTKLVMGFLFTSLGFMLLEGNFALFCCYTLGFRNDFQNILLVIMLSATLTIPFWQWFLMRFGKKTAVFVGIPFVIPFLVLVVFVKSNLIVTYIVSFVAGVSVAAAFLLPWSMLPDVVDDFKVNNPSLQGHEAIFYSFYVFFTKFASGVSLGVSTLSLHFAGYITNGCTQPEQVGLTLKILVSAAPIGLLLIGLVIFIFYPINEETRQRNRKMLQHQRERELDSESESTESGSSV; translated from the exons ATGGCTAGAGGAGAAGGAGTTGAACACTCAAGTGCGAGTTTGTtaagtaacgttaacgttaatggCAATGCTAAATTGGACACCGATGTCATAGGACTAGCGAGAAAG cgAGAGCAGAGAAGTCGTCTTTCCATTTGCAATAAACTGTGCTATGGCATCGGAGGAGCACCCTATCAGATCACAGGATGTGCTCTTGGCTTTTTCCTGCAGATATACTTGTTGGATGTTGCTCAG CTGGATCCCTTTTATGCCTCCATTATCTTGTTTGTGGGTCGGGCATGGGATGCCATCACCGACCCAACTGTGGGTTTCCTGGTCAGTCGGACCCCCTGGACAAGATTTGGTCGTATGATGCCATG GATCCTGTTGTCTACTCCACTAGCTATCATTTCCTACTTCCTCATCTGGTACGTCCCTGATCTGGACCATGGCAAGGTGGTTTGGTACCTGGTGTGGTACTGTCTCTTCCAGACATTGCAGACA TGTTTCCATGTGCCCTACTCTGCACTCACCATGTTCATCAGTCACGAGCAGAAGGAGAGGGACTCGGCCACCGCCTACA GAATGACCGTGGAGGTCCTGGGTACAGTTATTGGGACAGGCGTCCAGGGACAGATTGTGGGCATGGCCAATGCGCCCTGCATCAACTCTACCCTGGCTCCACTGGATGCTGATCACAATGCCACCCATCCAAGCCAAAAtgccacccatctctctctgatgcCAGTTGACCTCACCCACACA AGGAACGCCTACATGATCGCTTCGGGCATCATCTGTGCCGTCTACGTTCTCTGTGCTGTGGTTCTGTTCTTTGGAGTAAGGGAGCGCAAAG ATCTTGGACAAACGAAGAACGAGCCCATCTCATTCTGGCAGGGTATTCGTCTGGTGCTGGGACATGGAGCATACACCAAATTGGTCATGGGCTTTCTCTTCACGTCGCTGGGTTTCATG CTCCTGGAAGGCAATTTTGCACTGTTCTGCTGCTACACACTAGGCTTTCGAAATGACTTCCAGAATATTTTGCTGGTCATCATG CTCTCCGCAACCCTTACCATCCCCTTCTGGCAGTGGTTCCTTATGCGCTTTGGCAAGAAGACGGCTGTTTTCGTCGGGATTCCG TTCGTAATACCATTCCTGGTGCTGGTGGTCTTCGTGAAGAGCAACCTTATTGTGACCTACATCGTGTCATTTGTGGCTGGAGTCAGTGTTGCAGCTGCCttcctgttgccatg GTCTATGCTACCTGATGTTGTTGACGACTTCAAGGTGAACAACCCTTCCTTGCAAGGCCACGAAGCTATATTCTACTCTTTTTATGTGTTCTTCACCAAGTTTGCCTCTGGAGTGTCACTTGGCGTCTCGACTCTGAGCCTTCA TTTTGCAGGGTACATCACAAATGGCTGCACACAGCCAGAGCAGGTAGGCTTGACGCTCAAAATTCTGGTGTCAGCTGCTCCCATTGGACTCCTCCTCATCGGCCTTGTGATCTTCATTTTCTACCCAATAAATGAGGAGACGCGGCAACGGAACCGTAAAATGCTACAGCACCAGAG ggagagagagctagacTCTGAATCAGAGTCCACGGAGTCGGGCAGTTCTGTCTGA